From Rhopalosiphum padi isolate XX-2018 chromosome 2, ASM2088224v1, whole genome shotgun sequence:
ttatgtttaaaatttgatgcGGCGACACTACCagtgattttaaatatagtttagataacaacacaatatttgtatcacattaattaattcataagaCACTTTTATGGTCTTATGGAGGTAAAACTATAAGGTGATATTTTTGCACAAGTTGACCCATTTAATggtatctaaattctaaaagaataattttcctcaagtaaatttttaatcaagttataataagtaataatactaataattaataagtaaaccAGTATGACTACACATAAACATTAGTAGATGGGTAATAGATAAGTTGTTTTAAAACTACCTATAGATATTGGTGGAATTGATAGGTCCCTCTAGAAAAAATTAGGAGACCATAGCACTATAGCAGTCAGCATCTTctgtttttcattaaatttccaAAACATTCTACTCTGTGGTTGTATGGTACACATTACACAGTGACTATACTGACACTTGGTAACAAATAATTTGTTGAAACTATTAGGACATATAGCCATTATTTTGTATCtctcatttttcattattttccatacgcgtataaattaacaatcatcgataaaaatgtatgatacaaGTGCTaaactaaaactattattaaatatttttgataggcAGATAGATAGGTACTTCTAAGACAGATATATTTTGCAAGGAATTCATTCTTTCTAAAAACATATCAGTATAGCAAATttgaagtttatattttaagctataaattaatctttgtttgcaaagaaatttaataaaaaatgattatatatatatataattcattaattattatttttttatttgaacattaatggaatcaaataatataattatgcctacttatgattaaaatattatcagatGAAACAAAATTATGAGCATTGACAATCACAAAtgcattgtttatattataagaatatatcaAACTAagttttttatatcattagtcAACTTAAGATTTctaattaagaaataatttatgaattgtatCATGAACTCaaacttgaaaaatatacaataaatcagGGAGATTTGATTGCAATTAAGTAGACATGAAATAGACCTTgcataaaatgattaatataaaaatgttgaaacattttaggtttgaataaattacacaattccaggcataattattatatttatatagaaacttATAGATGAACAtccattaattttgaaaaaaaaataacaaatagtaagggtttagaaataatatagaaatgatTACGTATTAAAATGTTAGGAAGAATTATGGACaataaattctttaatattccttAGTTGTTTTCACATTGCTAttgagtaattataaaatataggatTATTAGTATTACcgtataatacaaattgaaGTAGATATACTAAATATCATACTACATTTCAACAgtgaactaaatatatttaatctgcTTAAGTTATAGTATACATAAGCATCAGCTACTTCCATATTACcttatttttataccaaatcTTTTACAAAAACTTAACAGTTTTCACTATCAATACAAAAGAAATAGAAAGTAATCTAATTGCTTACAAACATAAACCATGTCATATTCAACAAAACCCattggaatataataataaatgcaataactttaattaataataggttCACTTTGCACCAACAGCTCGATAATAATACAGtacagatataatttttttatcataatgtggatatataatatatatttactataaatcttaagttttaatttcacaattgaaaagaaagatttttattttttaaccaatattaatattaaccaaGTGAATGATTCGCCAATATTCTTAAATCAAAGTATCAAACATAACTCTAaacatcaatttaaaaaatatgaaaatgagaTGCATTGAGGGCTTAGAGCAGTCATTAGTTAAGCTACTAGTTCATAAACAGAGTACATAAGACTGCTATTGTGCAGCTAACAGCatatatcaataaatgtatgaaatatgaataattatcgGATTTAAAAAAGGAAACTAAAGAGGTACATGAAACAAAGATCTGATATAGggaattatgtatacatactgttttagtataataaaatatcctgaaaatcatatttaaaattaaatgcaaaattaatgtaagtttgcatttattttatttgtttacgcTAAAACATAAGCACATTCacattaattaatgaaatacaaaagatataaaatagaaaattattgaaatacaatgaGATAATTAAAATGTCAACTTATGCCTTAAGCGTGTACTTGgaaaagtcaaaaataaaatactatcacATGATGAAAAGGCATGACAAGggacaatataatatggtatttaattaaaatagcaaATATATTATCACGCTAAACCCTAATAATAAGTGTATCTATGCAAGACTAACACCATTGGGTACTGGGGAGCAACCACAAGTCTAGCATGACTGATGCCCTGTCACATCAATTGTGTTCGCCATAAATCATTTACAACACCACCCATTAACAGTCTAACAAGTCGTCGGATATATAAAAAATTCCgagaatgtataatttttttaattcaatgtttGTTGTCAATAATCCATAACAGTCCTTAACGAACAGCAATACTGATGTTTGCCCTTGTCATTTAAACCTtcccaaaatatatattaaaatatatatgtaaaaaagttttaactattTACATTAGGTAAATCTTAAATGACTACTaggtaatgttaataatttcacAGGATCTGCAGCAATTTCTTTATCCAGCTAAGTATTGGGATCTTGAATGTCTAGATGGTCCTGGGCGAGGATTGTACTTTTTTGGTGTCCATTTAATAGCACTTCCTTCCAATATGAATCTGGGTCGTTTATATTGCTCTGAACTAATCAACTGTTCGACATTTTTTGGTGTCACACAAATCACATGTTGACCTTTCCAGTATTTTACCATGTTCATGGACTGTAACGTTGAAATGATATCCGTTTGGGTGATACTAGTCATCGCGctacaataaattacataactTTTAATAGCTCTTCTCATTATCaatgatttttgataaatatataccttAAGTCTTTAATTGATAAAGATCCACaagcatttttcaaaatttccaACAGTATCCATGACCAATAAGATCTGTATGACAATTTACCAAGATCACTCAATGGCTTTTCAGGACTGGCTACAAGTCCTTCCAGCTTGCTCAATTCATAACTGAACGCTATTAATAGTTTGCCATAGCCTTGTCTTTGAAATGGTGGCATTGTTAATATACAAGCTACATTGTTGCAATCTGGCGAATCTTTTtcctaaaattgaataaaaaaaagaaatgttaaatttagaatatatttttttaaatttaatcaacatACTTTAGAAAAATATCCAACTAAATGGGCACCAACTTTGTCAACTTCACAAAGgatgtaaaacaaaaatggtTCAACATCAAAATAGAGTGTCTTGTGATCTAAAAACAACTTTGCCAATAAACAAAGATTCTGACAATACATTTTGTGTTGACTGGAATTCACTTCCCAGATTGATAATGATCCTTTATGGTACACTTCAACTCCAGGTGGTTGTCTCCACGTACATTGgctctaaaattttaaaaatttgttaaatatataaaaaattactaatattttaaattaacactaACCATATGATATTTGAATGATTTTTCTAATTTGCTGTATTTTAAACAGTATTCACAAATCCAAATTTTAGATTCTTTTTGGTATTCTGCTGGAAATGGACTAAAATACCAAGTGTCAATTTCGTACTTTCCCAATTGTACtttattgatgtattttattttagttattgccTCATGCTCTTTTTCCAATGCAGCTGTAGTTGGATCCATTTCTGCATAAgactagtaaaaataaaattcaatgttattatttgtatgattatttaataataaaatgaaatcctTGTTAAtggcaataattattttctaactcaatttataaatattgaaaaaaaaaatgtttttggtattaaatttttcacaatttaacaattaatgttttaaatacatacacaatattttatgcaGACTACCATATACCGTGTGTCCCAGAAAAAAGGGTATACTTTATCGCTAATtaccttttaaatattttaaacatattttaatttccatGTAAATTATaagcatgtaaaatattatagtttcaaaatactcatttatcataaaaaaattaaaatattattaaacaatagaaaagtccaaacacagataatattctaagctttaagtttaataaaagtttGATACACTCATATATTAaagttatcattataatactagtttcattgaacacaaatttgttatgttgCCTGTTCGTCATAGAGAACATTAAcatctttttataatatgagaTTTGATAATATGGTTACCATAAAATAAGTTAACTATGTTAACAATATGTATTGATTCaatgctattataaaatattacattattattatttatccaatAAGTTCATTAACTTAAATAACAGTATTTAATAAACTTGAATGTGTTGATTATCACATAGGCcaaatgataaacaaaaaaatgtttaacacacAATGTATGATACTAATATATACCTAGTGGAATCTAAATTACATCACTGAGGTTgacatagttataatattaaattttaaaaaaagtataataaataatttttaccattGGAACATGATTTATCTCATCATGTCTTCGTTTTTGATTCCTAGTGATCTTTCTATCTGATTGATTTAAAAGatctaaatttttattcacatccttttgtttccaatttttttcagaaatatcAAATCTTGAATTCATTATCCTAaaccataatatgatattttacttttaattactgaaaaaatcaaaattaaatgattCATACCGATCTCTAGGCACCCATTGATCCAATCTTCGATTGTACCCTTCATAGTGTACATAATACTCAAAAAGATGTTCTGTATCATTGAACCTCGTATGTAAGACTTCAGCAGgatctaattaataatagataaagacatattatattaatctgtgacataatatttagttatataaatacataaataatataatatattgatatgtgactcattcatgttattttatttaatcaatcaaatataattttaactggaTTAAGttctagaaataaaattaattttttttatattttttctaccaAGTAGGTATAGTAGTATAGCAGCAGGTAATTAACACTTAATTtaatagatacctatttaaCTATGAAGCAGCATTAGAATACCTACTAAAAAActcattgatattttttatatttaatacatttctgtTGTCCacgcatttttaataattctacatTTAAAgagcatataaaataatatttatattatttatatcgaattaaaatgcttatttttatttttctagaacATAACTCAGTATAACATCAACTaggatattgaatatttaagatattatgtCCAAgacttaacataaaaatattatctattattagttataaatgtaaAGTAGGTAGAGtagttaaatattagataaatgtattaatattattattattagattatttataattgtcattacaattaaatttaaataaataaaacaattattaaaaccattCAATCATAAAGCAGATAATCAATAACaggaaaaaactataaaactaaacATGACATCATATATTTACTcatgtaataattgttaaaatgtaagaaaaataattgaactttaatttagattttatttatatgaaagtaGTAACTAcagataggtacctaaattataCTATGATAAGTACCTAGGTCATCACATATGATACGTATCAATAagttacaaacataaaaatattagcacattcattttttttttatatttgccaGAAAAATACTttctataaatacaaaaaagatCAAAAGACCAATCTgttatgcataataaataaattgtattggttTTGTAATTAGTTATAGGTTTCTATTAATtgcttattaaatacatttaaaagttaatataaataatttcagaaCAAATGCAATAGATAGACATGAAATGTATGCACATTAGACCCGTGCCATAACTACTATACATATTTGTGGACCTggataaaatgcattaaaaacaaattatatatttaattgtaggtATCAAACAAGTGTGTTTAACTGGTTCTTATAAATTCTTGTGGCTGACTATAGAAGAAAGGGCGTAAAGGACACAAAGATGTTATATCTGAATGGTCAGATCCAGAAAAACGAATAATGTAGCAGTCTTTATGTAAATTAAGAGtgtcataataatttagttttagacTATTCTCTCATACCACACgattaatcatataattaaaaataattcgttttaataaatttataaaacagatacacatttttattatatatacctaaatcaatgaaatattaacaataatttgtgcatacaaaattaagttttcaattacctacataaaatccaaaccataaaataaatttacatgcaatctgttaaaaaataattcagggAAACTAGGGTTATTTATTAGAAGCCTGTGGATGCTAAGCAGCATAGGCCCTTCTTAGCCCATATAGCAGGGGTGGTCACAACGAGGCTCGCGAGCCGCATGCAGCTCTTGAACTAAACTTAgactaaaattaaatgtaaataaatgttccttcatttgatttaaaatgaaaattgtatctCCATTTAATAAACATTGCTTTACAATAGGGCTCACCTCGAATCAACTTTATAAATTGTGGCTCCCACAGTTAAGGTTAAAGGACATCCctactatatagtatagatacACAATCAttcatatgtaaaataatttaattttgttttttcatcATAAGACATTACCTACAATATTAAatctttcttaaaaaaattaacgagaaaattatttttattatttttattttataggtacaataaaatattttaggtactatacattttttaatttatgccactattgtatattgttatagttaattttaaaaaaataattatttaaagacatttttactAACTACAATAGTCCAAAAGTAGACAGCTTGTGATCAATGTggtcatatcattattattaatataattattatctgcgCGAATAAATATTTCGCTCCGAGTTTTCGATATAATGGAGGACAATTATGATTTATCCCAGTAAATGGGTATACCCGTGTACGATTcatctactattatattaactatattactaGCTAGAGAACATACAGATTCTGCGAAACCCCACGCGACACCCAGCCATCGCAATACCGGTTCTACTAAAATAGGGTGTCACGTAAAAAAACCGAATTTTGTTGATCTGCTCAGAGTTCTTTCAGTGGACAATGAATACATACCACAaacctaatggctaatatagTAGTAACAAAGAATATtggaatacaaataaaaataaaaatagtagataAGTACATATAGACGTTctattttttacgaaaaacgGACATAAAATATCAAGTCTAGATACGACattgaatattacattttaatatcaatattatatttatatagtacgaTGGTTGATACGATATGTACGAGGGGTTTGACAGCCACCACTACGCACGCGTATTTATCGTTCTTCCTGTTTGTGAAACGTATCCATTAtcgtcattataaaaaatacaaaatataaacgaatgcaatataatatcattaattattaataaaataatgttattaatatgaaGATATAATATAGCGGTGGGGGCAAACACATCTAACCTACTGATTTACCAAACAGAAAATAGAGGAACCATATTATATCACGTTTAACACAGGATagtcaatattttaactttattttcctAAGGTCTTCGAATAGGACGATTTTAATCTAGTTTTCTCCAAAATAGTATCAGAATTATTGCGtgttaattatatactatatgcgTAAAAAAAAACCCGTACACGAAAGAAAAtgcgaaataatatatttttacagttttatattaaaattgaagttAATGtaactattacctattattaacttatattttacaaacaacaGTTATTGACACATAACGAGCGTTGTGTGACGACTACAATTGTCAGTGTGAGATATATGTTGTATTTCACGGTGAAACATTATGAACCCGCTACGTAAAGCAATCATTATCtcaaaagttgaaaaatatttttttaaataaatataaaaaaaaaatcggtaaggtttagattttatttttattaattttagagtcAAACCAAAATCGCTCatttggtttaattttaataaacgaaGTGACCCCAGACTTCATTCACTCGTTGGAAGATGAAGTTCAAGAAGTGCGCGGgtaaaaaaaatcatggaaAATGGCAAAAATTCGTTTCGGCAATTCGCAAGTACTGAACGCGCGACGTCGGTCAGCGgaacaatatcaataataacgaCGACGCGCGGGCATAAGCATAATATGAGAGTGAGGTCGCGGCGGCGGGAAAAATTGCGCGGGCGAAAATTACGCGCGAGAACGCCGCCGAACGGTATCGAACGCAAACAACGGCGGTCGTGAACGCGCCTTGGCGGCCCGAAAACGTCATcgcgtacttatttatttacgttttatttttctttgaagTTTTAGAGGTCGAGGGACGGGCTGCCGCCatcacaacaacaacaacggcgGTGGTGATGGTAACGGTCGCGGGGAACAGATGGGTGGGCAAGTAAAGCAGGGGGGTCAGGACTGCGCTGGAACCCGCCGGCGCGCATGAAAACGAACAAAAGAACAACGAGTCGACGACCCAGGCGCGGCGCTTCGCATTCGTCGGGCTACCGACTGATCGAACGCCGCAGATGTCGATTTTAGTCACACTACATACAGTCGGCCCGACAAGTCGgtcgtaaacaataataatcatgtcGTGCGTGTACGGTGTGTACATACGATCGCACATGTTGCGCGCCGGCCGACGGCTATAGATTGCACAACATTTCGTCAGCGATCGGCGGCGGCAGAGCTCCTCATCCGCACCCGCACGAACGCGGCGCAAGACCAACGACTCGCGCGCACGCACACATGCACTGAAATCACGTTGTGCGGCACCGGCCGGGTCGGCTCCCGGCGGAGGCTGCGGAGGAGGATagcaaaaatgtttatttacccATCGATCGATCGACCGTCTCATCCTATCGATACTATTTCTTATTAGATATAATCAACCAGCCGGTTGTGTGTACTTACGCCACGAGTCGTCGTACCGGCGAACCAGATAGTGTTCACCTACGTCTAACGGCCCATCTTCCGACGATTCTGAGTCCTCAGCTTTCTCGTTCTCTGACGAACCGTTCGCAGTTTTTGGATCGTCGGGACTGTTGGCGTTCCGCGGCGGATCCACCTCCATGCTGACGGACGTCGCACTGTGATGCACGACCATAATAGTTACCGGGCGATGGCCAAGTCGATACCGTTTATAAAAAAGCGCGCGACGGTGGCGGGATTATCgcaagacaataataataataagaatattttacacGTTTCGATTTTTAGCGCGGAGGCATAACCGGTAACCACGAGGATAATGCGACGACGACAGTGGTAGTGAGTTCAACTGCTGTTTACTATTGTAGCTTCAGTGATGCTCTGCAGCCAGTCCTCGCTACTTTACCACAGTCTACAACGGCACAGTTCGCAAGTCTGAGAGCGGCGCACGTCGGGTACGGGCGGTGTCGGCTTTGTTTGGGCTACGCGCCCCACCCCGCGTCGTCCAGGCTACGATGCCGACCAGCGCGCCTCATCGTAGCGCCGCCCAAACGACCTCGCCACCGCAGTCATGGAACGAAAAGTCAACGTAATGTCACAGAATAAATTAATGCCCCGGATCTCCATCATGGAACAAAGAACGATGGCCAAACACGAGTTAAGATCGTTTGAATCTCAATtcgcaatataatattagatagacGGAATACGGATAATTTTTgacaatgtaataaaaataatcatctcaagtatctttttttttgcaaaataaaCACAGTAAAGTATACACGTAAATATTACGCAGTAGACAACAGTTACATTATGTTATTCCAcataaaaaaaagacaaaatcaataaattataattgttttcaagataatagttattacataataatatagctaaaaAGACGTacagtataaattattcttaataactatatataaaataaaaacataattgtatataacgtaataaaatttgaattcaacgtACAATATAGatcatcattaaaattaaataccaaactaaaaacaaataattacattaattacaatatcTATAAGATATGGAAAATGTGtaacaaaaaaagttttgaacTTCCACtaatcaataatatgtttaagtttataatataaaaaacattatttttgaactaaattaaaattttaaaaccaaaaaaagtataacatttgtattacacataatgtataagcaaaaaaaaatataaatcaattaaatgtttattttttttttacacggttgttacataaatttattttaaaatgaattaggAGTAACTTATGGTacataaatagatttatataatagaaaattccaagtcaaaaaaaaaaaaatttaaatttcttcatCTTCAcaattgtgtaaatatatttgaaacgcTCTACGTCTGCTAGTACCGTCTTTAGAAAATCCAAACTTGTGATAAGTACCGTCAAGACAAATAGCTGTAACATAAGTTAAATGaaactatactaaaataaaataatctatataatatataagcaaacTGTCTAATAGTAGTttatttgattgaaaaaaatgaattgaaaatCTGGCAAATAGCCAGTTATACATGCCAAGCAACATTAATAAAATGGTCAAAGATACACAATACTGGAAATGACAGCTTTTGCTTAGTCAAAAATCGGAAGTAAAACCCAAATCACAAAACAGGATCACATAATCACACAatagtaactattatattaaatttatacgaaTAATTCTTGCACtgcctaataaataatttttataaaataaacaaatttcttaatgactaaaatgttttaaattattaatattgaattggtGTACTTATATAGATCAACAAAGAatggttgtaattaaaaaagcatattaaataattatctagatatttaaaaaactaacaatTTATCCTTACCAGCAACAGTATCTAGAGTCAAAAAAGTACAAATACAGCCCACTTCTGGAGGTACTGTAAAAGTAGCCAAAGCCCATTGTGATTGACAGTAAGAACTGAAAAAACTAAATGGTGATAGACTAGATCGGCGATTTAAGTCAGATTCTATCACTGCAAATATATGAATTGTGCCCTTGTCACTTGAGCAGCATAAAAATTCTGAATTAGGACTGAAGTTTAAGCTGTAAAAACagattaaacacaatatttaattatattatgtttttattttacaaattgtatcatagtttaccattttaaaaacttatatttaattatttaaacaatataattcatGATGTTACCATAAGCCCAATTTGAGGGGGCTAGCCCCCCCAAATGGTTTGTATATATCTCAGGGAGCATATACACAGTACAtacatgcaaataataatagtccCCCTCAAATTGTGCCTATGGTTGTTAccttcaaaaaaattttaacaaaaaattatataccagTATAATGTTGCTGTATCTGACCCACGTCTTAGTTCAGCAACTTTGACTTTATGAGAAGTATCCCAGATTCTGATTAAGGTTCCTTTGGAACTTGCACTAGCTATAAGTGTACCGAGTGGATTAATAGCCAAACATGAAATCTCTCCCTGATGAGCATTGAGTATTGCCGGAGCGCTAGAACTTGTTGCTTCTAAATTTGAAAcatcctaaaaaaaaaagttacttttGTACATAACtttgtgaaatataaattataatattatctataattaccATAATATGAATGCTACCGATTTTATTTCCAGGATATGCAATAATTTGCTTTGTAGATGTTTCTAAAGGAGTGATTTCACACAATCCCATCGGGTTTGGACGAGTTTCCAAATTGATTATGTGCTTAACAACTGAAGGAAATGTAAAAACAGATATCTTGTCCATAGTTACAACTATTATtctaagttataaatttaaaataatatcattgaatatTTCATTAAGAGAATAATAGGTCTATACTAACTTGTTTCTCCTCATTCGTACAGATTTTACACTGGAGGCACAAGTAATTTCCATCACAAATTTTTGCAACAAAGCATCATAGATCAGTACAGTGTTCTGAGAATATTTTGGGTATTTTCCACCAGCAATTATGGCAAAAAGATTTGTTCGATTGAGCATCTCACATTTCGATACACCACCAAAATCTATAAGTCACAACAAATAATGTGGTTTCAATCATAAATGTAGTATAGAAATTCACCAAAGTATTTTGCGTTACTTGACATTGACTTACCGAACTTTTCTCTTGGTGATACAGGTTCAACATTGTAAATTCTTAAGCCAGTTTCAGTACAACAGGCGAAACAAGctgaaaaatgaaaacaatttgggGATTATAGTCAAGTCTAAAAACACTACCTACAGTAGGCagtaagttaaaatgttttttatatactcACTACGATCTTGATTGAAACTTAAACTGATTATGCCTTTTTCATTCATGTTTTTATAGTTTGAGACCGCCAATAGTCACAgagacaatatttatattaatagtaatataatcttTACACGCACAGTTCGCACCAAGCCCATTCGAATTTCGAAAACTCCTTAAAAAACGAAAATTCTAAAACGCACAAATAACAAAAGAATTCGTCATTAACGTTGGGTACTGTAAATCATGTTATCGTAATCACCGCAATCCATCACGTTCACACGTAATTCAGTAGTATGTAGTTGTTCGGTGGTACTGCGCACGTTTGTAGATAATGTTTACAGCCGTGGTACCGCACTACTGCGCACCTGCAAAGTCTATTGCGTCCATAGACCTAAaagtagaataataaataaaattctgtGATAATACGTCGtgttacacaatttaaataaccaCATTGTCATATTTTCTCTGATacgttatttcattatttgacaTGTTGACAATTTATAAAACAGCCGTCGgtcgttgtaatattttatattttttaaattattttggtcttacaaaattttattaaattgaaataaacagCGTGGTATACCATGgcatctatttttttatactatctattttcattagaatattattcattttttcatgtttaaaattaaaaatatgcaattatataggCATTATACTTGagatatgcaaaataaaaaaagggagAAAGGTAGGTAATTAGTctgctatattgtattatagaagTATAGACTAATCGACTatagtatatttactatattttgaatatcaaatgtttaaatattttataaaaaaaatcatgctAAATGCCAATGTATctttaatattctgaaatagttataaatttataataacagcaTTGACAGCTTATGAGGAACTTTGTTTAAACCTTTTTAAAGCTTTATCAActaacgaaaaaaattaattaacgtttataaaaaaaaaactaaaagaaattgaaaatcacaaattatgtctataaatagctcatttttttttttaaatatttagtaaatgaaactgaataataaattaagaaataataatataataatttggtgcaaattttaagtacctattgaaGTATTTaagattacttatttatttttaaattacaaaaaaatgagAATAAGTCCCCAAGCCCCCTTGAAATTTTTGCACTT
This genomic window contains:
- the LOC132919672 gene encoding WD repeat domain phosphoinositide-interacting protein 4-like codes for the protein MNEKGIISLSFNQDRTCFACCTETGLRIYNVEPVSPREKFDFGGVSKCEMLNRTNLFAIIAGGKYPKYSQNTVLIYDALLQKFVMEITCASSVKSVRMRRNKIIVVTMDKISVFTFPSVVKHIINLETRPNPMGLCEITPLETSTKQIIAYPGNKIGSIHIMDVSNLEATSSSAPAILNAHQGEISCLAINPLGTLIASASSKGTLIRIWDTSHKVKVAELRRGSDTATLYCLNFSPNSEFLCCSSDKGTIHIFAVIESDLNRRSSLSPFSFFSSYCQSQWALATFTVPPEVGCICTFLTLDTVAAICLDGTYHKFGFSKDGTSRRRAFQIYLHNCEDEEI
- the LOC132919671 gene encoding histone acetyltransferase KAT8 — translated: MVVHHSATSVSMEVDPPRNANSPDDPKTANGSSENEKAEDSESSEDGPLDVGEHYLVRRYDDSWHPAEVLHTRFNDTEHLFEYYVHYEGYNRRLDQWVPRDRIMNSRFDISEKNWKQKDVNKNLDLLNQSDRKITRNQKRRHDEINHVPMSYAEMDPTTAALEKEHEAITKIKYINKVQLGKYEIDTWYFSPFPAEYQKESKIWICEYCLKYSKLEKSFKYHMSQCTWRQPPGVEVYHKGSLSIWEVNSSQHKMYCQNLCLLAKLFLDHKTLYFDVEPFLFYILCEVDKVGAHLVGYFSKEKDSPDCNNVACILTMPPFQRQGYGKLLIAFSYELSKLEGLVASPEKPLSDLGKLSYRSYWSWILLEILKNACGSLSIKDLSAMTSITQTDIISTLQSMNMVKYWKGQHVICVTPKNVEQLISSEQYKRPRFILEGSAIKWTPKKYNPRPGPSRHSRSQYLAG